The Pieris rapae chromosome 5, ilPieRapa1.1, whole genome shotgun sequence DNA window TAGCAAACCAAATCAAATGCTTTGGAAAGATCAAGGAAACAGGCATATTATACCGCCGTCCTCCGACGCAGATAGTATGAAACGGTGTTCTTAAGACTCAGTATAGCACCATCAGTAGACAGCTTGGGTCGAAACCCAAATTGGTTATCGTGCaaatgtagatatttatttagctaAGTATTAAGCAAACCGTCCAACACCTTAGCCATAATAGTCGCCAACGATATAGGCCTGTAGTTAGAACCATCCGCCAAATCTCCTGTCTTGTTTTTTACAACCGGTATAACTAATGTTCGCATAAGATCATAGGGTAGATATGAATGACTTATACACAACGAGTATAGCATGGCTAATAACCTATATATATGAGAACCAGCGTACTGTATATGCTCGATGCTTAACCCATCATGACCAGGGGACTTTCCTCTTGACATAGACCATATAACGCTTCTTACATCTTTGGCGCTAAATTGAGTATTAACCCTATCACCGATGGGTACAGCACTGAGTTCGTTTCGCGACGGTCTCAGCGAGGATGATATATAGAAGTTGTCTCGGAAAAAATCAGCAATTTCTTTCGAGTCGTTTAACCCTCCGACGCTGACTGGGAGTCCCGACCTCGGCGTCAGCCTCTTTGTTTCTTTCCAAAACGAAACGAAATCTTTTTTATCATGACAAGTGGCTagtttttccatttttattaaatcttgaTGGTTTTGACACCATTTTAGtcgtgatttaaatatttttctgctTTCACACATGTCAGTATAAACCCTTCCTGATTCTGGTTTCCCGTGAAGTAACCAAATCCTAAACCTCAGCCTCGCTTCTGAGTGCGCCGGCTTCACATGTTTGTTCCAacctataatatattgatttctatcattacttttatttttattagggcATTTCCGACTAGTCACGGCTGCCTCACCAagagaaataacaatattattatataatatatcaattgCACCTTGatgattatgtaaataaaaacttaaacctgaatataattatctttattcgataattatattcatatttcataattttataatatgtattttttatttacatttatgtattcgtacataaataatatttccaaaaaacacgatttataaaaaataaaattaccgagctaagctcggtcatccaggtccttaatattaaagtaaaaacactCGCAGTTTCTATTTACATcaactttcttttttattaaatacaataatagtatGACGATAGGTATGAATTCTTTAAATCTCTTTTAGAAATCAATAGCTATGCATCTCCTACCGATCCGTATGAGTCCCGTGGGACAGCCATCGCCAGCAAAGGCAGAGAATTTTGTTAGAGCCACTTCCCCACTATCGTCCGTCTTTCTTTCGCTACTCATTTCCTTCAACGGAGATGTCCGCTTTTCTGTCAACCAACTCCTCCCCTCATCTCCTTCGCTGACTTCTGAGTGTGAGCCATGAGTGTAGATTTTTGAGACACAAACacatagtaatataataagcaAAAACAGATTTAAAGTTAGCCTCATGTCTTAGCACGGCCTTAGAATGCGCACATTTTCAATAAACGACTGTCAACGTTATGATTGAAACCATTACATTGAGTCATTAAATACcaatcaaaatattacttttaattggtATAACAatgagtattaaatatatctcagatttttataatgacaTACAATTGAATTAGATAAAAGATTCAGAGCAGTCGGTAAAATGTGTGTTTGGATGTGTGTGCGTGTGTCGGAGTCACTTTAGCCAAGAAAATAACTGATTCGCATAAAGTGCTGAAAGTTACAGCCCAGTTCTGCATACGAGTACAGTTAGTAGAGTATCGAGATGGCCTTCTCAGTCGAGCCGTGTTCTCGGTcacgtatttaatatttgtgatattgaaataatgtagtgatatatttattaaggctagatttatttaatcccTATCCAAATAAAAACGCTATTCCACGTCCattgattttaatgaaagtCTTGTCTACCTTTACGTATGGGAACTATCGTCCCCAAACGTCGATGACGTAATAGTAGCCCAAACCTCTGGCACTTTGAACCCTGACTGTGGCGTAGTTGTACCCGACGCCCCCCGATGTAATCCAAGGATAAGCGTTCTGGCTGTAGCCTATTTCCGTCGCCGTCAAGGCTGCTATTCTGGTTGTGGCATTCCCACGGAATATGAAGTCCTGGTACTGTACAGCGTTGAGGACAGCCTGTTTGTACAGATATTGTCTGAAATTCAGTGTTACGGTTTAGATGTTTCGCCATCgtttatattgatattgttAAGATATCGGTATGATATAATACCTATGCAACAATCTGTCTCCATTTGTAATGTAACCCACGCTCAAGCTAGACCTGTTAGTGGGTCTGACCACTGCGCCACTGGTGAGAGACGCCACTGCCACACAAACGACTAGTAATAACTTCACCTGAAAACGAGCAACACTTAAACAACTTTGTTGGTACGCCATTTGTtctaaaaaactaaacaatttcTGCAATCTCCTAACAATTAGAATCTATTCGAGATGCTTTGTGCAATAAAACTTTCCTCACCATTTCGGCACGTCAAGGGTCTGATAAACTCAACGTAGAAGTGATCGCGACGATAGCGGTCGGAGCATTATCTTACTTATCAGTCATTTGCTTAAAGCCGTGTATTCATCTTATACGTAACGTTTAACgtacgttattattattacttcttACAAAACTAAGTAtgctgttttatatttttgtcagaggatatatgtttatatatatattctaatataGGTCACAATAAGTCGGCGCGGCGTTCAttcaaactaattttaattatctatatatataaaagaaagtcgtgttagttacaccacttataactcaagaacgaaagaacagatttgagtgaaaattggtatggaggtagcttagagccaggagacggacataggatactttttatcccgttcgacagcgttcccgtgggacttgacatgaaacgtcagtcactataaaaagtggtataacaaataagaatcagacttggaataataaaacgcaaatgatagctatgtaattgacgtataatgacagctatgtaatgacgtatatatgacaatttgatatttgtaagaaatcaatattcaaaatatttctattaaataaatacgtttaattatttttacaatttacaatttaattataatgatagtgctattgcccattcgtataaacagtgaagagaactataaaactcggtatggtcgtatgtatacagttcatccaaagaatgatgaatgtttctatttgttgttgttgtcgaatgacgcatttaatcgagtaaaggaagtttatgatactttaatgaaggcaaacgatgatgaaaatggtggtttatatttcctagatgcccttggtggaactggcaagacattcctcatgtcattagttttagcaactgttcgggcgagatccaacatagcggttgcagttgcttcttctgaaatagcagccacattgttagaaggatgccgtacggctcattcagaattaaaattaccgttaaatcttcaaactattggagaaccaacgtgtaatattgcaaaacactcagcaatggccaaagttttagcggcatcgaaaatcatcatctgggacgaatgcacaatggcgcataaacgtgcattggaagcacttaaccgaacattaaaagatttacgcaatgaatcgagatgttttggaggagcaatgattttactgtctggcgatttccgccaaatactgccagtaattccaagatctacggctgtcgacgaaataaacgcttgcctcaaatcgtcaaatctatggcgctatgtgacgaaactgcagctgacaacaaacatgagagttacattgcttactgataaaaaagaagaaaaagaataaagatgtagatgacctgaactacataatggtatgcgtttggtggttagaaaattgaagaacaatgtaatttacgctacgataatgataggaaaattcaaaggtgaggaagttcttattccgaggatcccgatgatcctaaccgatatgccgtttgaatttaaaagacttcaatttccgatacgtcttgcatttgccatgaccatcaacaaatcacaaggccaatccttaaaagtttgtggtttaaatctagaacattcatgtttttcccatggtcaattatacgtggcatgttcacgggtcggaagaccatcagcgttgtttgtttttgcgcctgataataaaacaaaaaatgaaaaaatgtgtatcacaaggtacttaagtgaagagcaacctatgtactaaaatacagaaataataatgaatgattaatgtaggtatttaatttttttgtattttttccaataaaaaaacccaaactgcttatttattgccattaaggcggaacaaagttcgccgggtcaactagtttgaaataaacattacatagGTTTAAATGCAAGAGATTCATATTTGTAAACAGCACTTTACTCCGGTAT harbors:
- the LOC110997746 gene encoding uncharacterized protein LOC110997746; translated protein: MVKLLLVVCVAVASLTSGAVVRPTNRSSLSVGYITNGDRLLHRQYLYKQAVLNAVQYQDFIFRGNATTRIAALTATEIGYSQNAYPWITSGGVGYNYATVRVQSARGLGYYYVIDVWGR